A single region of the Hippopotamus amphibius kiboko isolate mHipAmp2 chromosome 6, mHipAmp2.hap2, whole genome shotgun sequence genome encodes:
- the TMEM44 gene encoding transmembrane protein 44 isoform X2 has product MGEAPAPGDWGYLERCFARHRVCVSFGLWICASCCWVAAHALLLYLRCGRKSGRDQSVLCAACCLLTSLCDTIGAILAKQLTIQVFTGAYLAAIDLVNFVSLLFPACGSKFTSHSGRGSRERKRRRPLRASVFALALPLSLGPGWALWAAVLKAPGPVRGPQRRLLGSLVQDDTEILGYLLGGIAALGSWASRIPPLSRICRGKTFPSLLLWTRLLSALAGLLYASAIVAHDRRPEYLLRATPWFLTSLGRAALDLTIIFLSWVMKSKMRQALGFASEARENLDTQALLTCAEEGENQEARTENSDWVPLTTLPHCKPLRSMAAISRYMELTIEPVQQASCSAIRLPGDGQTSSGAASLQEPPSYPPVQVIRARVSSSSSSQVSSISSDLEWDPEDVNLGGNKDSMEILRPQVHRWSVKPVDLTADE; this is encoded by the exons GCTTCTCTATCTGAGATGTGGGAGGAAATCTGGCCGGGACCAGTCAGTGCTGTGTGCTGCGTGCTGCCTCCTGACCAGCCTGTGTGACACCATTGGGGCGATTCTGGCCAAACAGCTCACCATCCAG GTCTTTACCGGTGCCTACCTAGCAGCGATCGACCTGGTGAACTTTGTGTCCCTTCTCTTCCCAGCCTGCGGCTCCAAGTTCACGTCTCATTCGG GTCGGGGCTCccgggagaggaagaggaggcggcCGCTCAGGGCCAGCGTATTTGCCCTGGCCCTGCCGCTGAGCCTGGGCCCAGGCTGGGCTCTGTGGGCCGCTGTCCTGAAGGCTCCGGGCCCCGTCCGAGGGCCGCAGCGGAGGCTGCTGGGGAGCCTGGTGCAG GACGATACTGAAATCCTCGGCTACCTGCTGGGCGGCATCGCAGCCTTGGGCTCCTGGGCATCCCGGATCCCCCCACTCTCCAGAATc tGCCGGGGTAAGacatttccctccctcctcctgtggACCCGGCTCCTGTCGGCCCTGGCCGGCCTCCTCTACGCCTCTGCCATCGTGGCCCATGACCGGCGGCCTGAGTACCTGCTGCGGGCCACGCCCTGGTTCCTGACCTCCCTCGGCCGTGCGGCGCTGGACCTCACT atcattttcctttcctgggTGATGAAGAGCAAGATGAGACAGGCCTTGGGATTTGCCTCTGAAGCCAGAGAGAACCTCGACACCCAAGCCCTTTTGACCTgtgcagaggagggagaaaaCCAGGAGGCAAGGACCGAG AATTCGGATTGGGTGCCTCTCACCACACTACCGCACTGCAAGCCGCTCAGGAGCATGGCAGCCATCAGTCGCTACATGGAGCTGACCATTGAGCCGGTGCAGCAG GCTAGCTGCAGTGCCATCAGGCTGCCTGGAGATGGACAGACAAGCTCGGGAGCCGCGTCCCTGCAGGAGCCCCCCTCATACCCTCCGGTTCAGGTCATCCGGGCCCGCGTGTCCTCCAGCAGCTCCTCCCAGGTCTCCTCCATCAGCTCTGACCTCGAG TGGGATCCTGAAGATGTAAACCTTGGAGGGAACAAAGACAGCATGGAGATACTCAGACCCCAGGTGCACAGGTGGTCTGTGAAGCCAGTGGACTTGACCGCGGATGAGTAA
- the TMEM44 gene encoding transmembrane protein 44 isoform X1 has translation MGEAPAPGDWGYLERCFARHRVCVSFGLWICASCCWVAAHALLLYLRCGRKSGRDQSVLCAACCLLTSLCDTIGAILAKQLTIQVFTGAYLAAIDLVNFVSLLFPACGSKFTSHSGRGSRERKRRRPLRASVFALALPLSLGPGWALWAAVLKAPGPVRGPQRRLLGSLVQDDTEILGYLLGGIAALGSWASRIPPLSRICRGKTFPSLLLWTRLLSALAGLLYASAIVAHDRRPEYLLRATPWFLTSLGRAALDLTIIFLSWVMKSKMRQALGFASEARENLDTQALLTCAEEGENQEARTENSDWVPLTTLPHCKPLRSMAAISRYMELTIEPVQQASCSAIRLPGDGQTSSGAASLQEPPSYPPVQVIRARVSSSSSSQVSSISSDLEQKYWEALNSEQWDPEDVNLGGNKDSMEILRPQVHRWSVKPVDLTADE, from the exons GCTTCTCTATCTGAGATGTGGGAGGAAATCTGGCCGGGACCAGTCAGTGCTGTGTGCTGCGTGCTGCCTCCTGACCAGCCTGTGTGACACCATTGGGGCGATTCTGGCCAAACAGCTCACCATCCAG GTCTTTACCGGTGCCTACCTAGCAGCGATCGACCTGGTGAACTTTGTGTCCCTTCTCTTCCCAGCCTGCGGCTCCAAGTTCACGTCTCATTCGG GTCGGGGCTCccgggagaggaagaggaggcggcCGCTCAGGGCCAGCGTATTTGCCCTGGCCCTGCCGCTGAGCCTGGGCCCAGGCTGGGCTCTGTGGGCCGCTGTCCTGAAGGCTCCGGGCCCCGTCCGAGGGCCGCAGCGGAGGCTGCTGGGGAGCCTGGTGCAG GACGATACTGAAATCCTCGGCTACCTGCTGGGCGGCATCGCAGCCTTGGGCTCCTGGGCATCCCGGATCCCCCCACTCTCCAGAATc tGCCGGGGTAAGacatttccctccctcctcctgtggACCCGGCTCCTGTCGGCCCTGGCCGGCCTCCTCTACGCCTCTGCCATCGTGGCCCATGACCGGCGGCCTGAGTACCTGCTGCGGGCCACGCCCTGGTTCCTGACCTCCCTCGGCCGTGCGGCGCTGGACCTCACT atcattttcctttcctgggTGATGAAGAGCAAGATGAGACAGGCCTTGGGATTTGCCTCTGAAGCCAGAGAGAACCTCGACACCCAAGCCCTTTTGACCTgtgcagaggagggagaaaaCCAGGAGGCAAGGACCGAG AATTCGGATTGGGTGCCTCTCACCACACTACCGCACTGCAAGCCGCTCAGGAGCATGGCAGCCATCAGTCGCTACATGGAGCTGACCATTGAGCCGGTGCAGCAG GCTAGCTGCAGTGCCATCAGGCTGCCTGGAGATGGACAGACAAGCTCGGGAGCCGCGTCCCTGCAGGAGCCCCCCTCATACCCTCCGGTTCAGGTCATCCGGGCCCGCGTGTCCTCCAGCAGCTCCTCCCAGGTCTCCTCCATCAGCTCTGACCTCGAG CAGAAGTATTGGGAGGCCCTGAACTCGGAGCAG TGGGATCCTGAAGATGTAAACCTTGGAGGGAACAAAGACAGCATGGAGATACTCAGACCCCAGGTGCACAGGTGGTCTGTGAAGCCAGTGGACTTGACCGCGGATGAGTAA